AGGCAAAAACTTTTATCGTAGCCGCCAGCGCCTATTATGAATTAGGAAACGTCTTTCAGGCCAAAGGCACACTCGAAAGTTTGATCAACGAGGCGCCCTATGACGATGTCAAAGCTGAAGCCAGAAAAATCCTTGCAGAAATACAGGCAAAAGAAGGAGGCAACTAAGCGCGATATCCCGCACCATCTGTTTCATGAAGAGTTTTAGTTATTAATTCAAAAAAAATGAAAGTCAGAAAATATATCATTGCCGGTTCGTTTATGCTTATGGCCTGGGGGGCAATACAGGCACAGGTTGGAGATCCTCTGGGAGGAAAAGATACACTGACACTTGAAAATGAGAGAATTGAGGATGTGATCGAAAGCACAAAGCCATTTCTGAAACCCCCTTATCAGGAATTGGAGAAAGCCAAGACCGAAGAAGTGAAATTTGACTCCCGCGACTTCTACGTCGAAACCGACTTTGAACCTGCACCACCCGATATCCGGGAAGTAGAGAAAGACAAAGAAGAAAAACTCAAAAACAATATGGTCAAACTGGGATTTGGCCGGTTTGCCACACCTTTTGCCAACATTTACATCAACAATGGCGAGAATCGGGATGTGGACTATGGCTTTGAGTTTGGACATATTTCGGCTCATCAGGACAACCTCATCCCACTGCGGGAATTTCGCAGGGACTATGGAAGTCTCCAGGCAAGTATGGTCGCCAAAGAAAATACCTTTACCGCTCAGGCCAAATTGCTGAATTCCAGCTACTTTAATTATGCCAATACGGATACTATTCCTTCCGATGGCTTGAAAGATTCACTTCAGATGGGATTTACCCATTTTGGTATACAAGGCATACTTGCCAGCAATTATGACAGAAGCCGCAATTACGAATTTGAAGTAGGCACAGGCATTAAGTTTCACAACGACCGCCGCGACAACTCAGAGTTTCACTTTGACCTGGCACCAACCGGAGGTTTCCGCATTACGCCAGATGTCATGGTTGGAGCCAAAACAGGTTTTAACTTTGTAAGAGGCAAAATCAACCGGGCAAATCAAAACCGGGTACTGCTTTCAGCCCGGCCAGCCGTTACTTATGACAATGGCGACCTCATGATCACCGGAGGTGTGCAGGTAAACTACTTCAACAACAGCGCAGATTCGGCAGGGGTATCTCAGTTTGGCCCGGCAATCGAAGCTTCTTACGAATTTGTACCAGACGCTATCGCAATTGTAGCAGGTTATACTTCCGGAATGGTCAACAACCATTACTTTGGGATGATTGAAGAAAATCCCTATGTCGCTACCAACGTCGCGATTAAACCTGGAATTGAAAAGATGAATATCTACGCTGGGCTCGAAGGGAACCTCAACAACAAAATTGATTTCGCAGCCAGAGCCTACTACAAACGAATTGAAAACCAACTGATTTATGACAATAGTGTAGACGGAAGATACTTTGCCGCTGTGTATGATTCTTCCATGACGGTAGCTGGTATTCACGCCGAAATCAATTACGACCTGAAAGACAATATCCAAGGGGGGGTAGCCCTCAATATCAACAATTATACGACCAGTACCGTTGCCAAATATTATGGGGCATCGCCAGTCAGACTCGACTTCTTTGCAGCTTATACTTATGAT
The Bacteroidia bacterium DNA segment above includes these coding regions:
- a CDS encoding TonB-dependent receptor encodes the protein MKVRKYIIAGSFMLMAWGAIQAQVGDPLGGKDTLTLENERIEDVIESTKPFLKPPYQELEKAKTEEVKFDSRDFYVETDFEPAPPDIREVEKDKEEKLKNNMVKLGFGRFATPFANIYINNGENRDVDYGFEFGHISAHQDNLIPLREFRRDYGSLQASMVAKENTFTAQAKLLNSSYFNYANTDTIPSDGLKDSLQMGFTHFGIQGILASNYDRSRNYEFEVGTGIKFHNDRRDNSEFHFDLAPTGGFRITPDVMVGAKTGFNFVRGKINRANQNRVLLSARPAVTYDNGDLMITGGVQVNYFNNSADSAGVSQFGPAIEASYEFVPDAIAIVAGYTSGMVNNHYFGMIEENPYVATNVAIKPGIEKMNIYAGLEGNLNNKIDFAARAYYKRIENQLIYDNSVDGRYFAAVYDSSMTVAGIHAEINYDLKDNIQGGVALNINNYTTSTVAKYYGASPVRLDFFAAYTYDKKLTAKGEVFVFGPRPMGIDSIGEIIRQNTFIDINLSADYRITDGFSVFLGVENLLSTKYQRWNNYIERPIDIKGGITLAF